From one Nitrospinota bacterium genomic stretch:
- a CDS encoding NAD-dependent epimerase/dehydratase family protein → MNPELRAKIERLQGPILVLGASGFVGANLFRMLLAARSDVYGTKTQQWAWRLEGLPEQNILVTDLLVDTNIKTLVDTVRPRTVFDCVAYGAYSFETDFDLIYRTNVNYTVKLLEELRKQGAVRYIHAGSSSEYGDNASGPAEDARLAPNSHYAVSKMAVAGLLHYYGKKLRFPCANLRLYSIYGPYEDAARLIPALIAKGLAGKYPPLVNPDISRDFVYVDDACEAFIDAALNLREEDWGESFNIGGGVRTKISDMAAVARGIFGIAEEPKFEMQSRAWDVQEWYADPAKAKRRIGWAARATLRDGLLKTVDWYKGLKDPEKYHRSSKQRGVDTVYSISAIVACYKDGQAIPIMHERLVKVFAALNIDYEIIFVNDNSPDNSEEVIRAISARDRHVVGITHSRNFGSQAAFRSGMEIATKNGCVLMDGDLQDPPEIIEQFMEKWKEGYEVVYGVRVKREAPLHMQFAYKLFYRVFDWFSYLNIPHDAGDFSLLDKKVVKALVRFPERDAFMRGLRAYAGFRQTGIPYVRPERMFGVSTNSLLKNIDWAKKGILSFSNTPLNMLSFAGWALFGVSALLTIIDIILKLIFPDIAPKGTTTVLLTVVFFGSINLLALSIVGEYIAKIFEEVKQRPRFIRRNIVMNGEVRQASETQARGRE, encoded by the coding sequence ATGAACCCGGAACTGAGGGCCAAGATCGAGCGGCTGCAAGGGCCGATCCTCGTGCTGGGGGCCAGCGGCTTCGTGGGGGCTAACCTCTTCCGCATGCTGCTGGCGGCGCGATCCGACGTGTACGGCACCAAAACGCAGCAGTGGGCGTGGCGGCTGGAAGGGCTGCCGGAGCAGAATATTCTCGTCACCGACCTGCTGGTGGACACCAACATAAAAACGCTCGTCGATACCGTGCGCCCCCGCACGGTGTTCGATTGCGTGGCGTACGGCGCGTATTCATTTGAAACCGATTTCGACCTTATTTACCGCACCAACGTCAACTACACCGTGAAACTGCTGGAAGAGCTGCGGAAACAGGGCGCGGTTCGCTACATACACGCGGGGAGTTCGTCGGAATACGGCGATAACGCGTCCGGCCCCGCCGAAGACGCGCGGCTCGCGCCGAACAGCCACTACGCCGTAAGCAAGATGGCGGTGGCCGGGCTGCTGCACTACTACGGCAAAAAACTCCGCTTTCCCTGCGCCAACCTGCGGCTCTACTCCATCTACGGCCCCTACGAAGACGCCGCGCGGCTCATCCCCGCGCTGATCGCCAAGGGGCTGGCGGGAAAATATCCGCCGCTCGTCAACCCCGACATATCGCGCGATTTCGTATATGTCGACGACGCCTGCGAGGCGTTCATCGACGCGGCGCTCAACCTGCGGGAAGAGGACTGGGGCGAATCGTTCAACATCGGCGGCGGCGTGCGGACGAAAATATCCGATATGGCCGCCGTGGCGCGCGGCATATTCGGCATCGCCGAAGAACCGAAATTCGAGATGCAAAGCCGCGCGTGGGACGTTCAGGAATGGTACGCCGATCCCGCCAAGGCCAAGCGGCGGATCGGCTGGGCGGCCCGCGCCACCCTGCGCGACGGCCTGCTGAAAACCGTGGACTGGTACAAGGGTCTCAAGGATCCGGAAAAGTACCACCGCTCGTCCAAGCAGCGGGGGGTGGATACCGTCTACAGCATCTCCGCCATCGTCGCCTGTTACAAGGACGGCCAGGCGATTCCCATCATGCACGAACGGCTGGTGAAGGTTTTCGCCGCCCTCAACATCGATTACGAAATCATCTTCGTCAACGACAACAGCCCCGACAACAGCGAAGAGGTCATCCGCGCCATCAGCGCGCGCGACCGGCATGTCGTCGGCATCACCCATTCACGCAATTTCGGCTCGCAGGCGGCCTTCCGCAGCGGCATGGAGATCGCCACGAAAAACGGCTGCGTGCTGATGGACGGCGACCTGCAGGATCCGCCCGAGATCATCGAACAGTTCATGGAAAAGTGGAAAGAGGGGTACGAGGTGGTATACGGCGTGCGGGTGAAACGCGAAGCGCCGCTCCACATGCAGTTCGCCTACAAGCTTTTCTACCGCGTGTTCGACTGGTTCTCGTACCTGAACATTCCGCATGACGCGGGGGATTTTTCGCTGCTGGACAAAAAGGTGGTCAAGGCGCTTGTCCGGTTTCCCGAACGCGACGCCTTCATGCGCGGACTGCGCGCCTACGCCGGTTTCCGCCAAACCGGCATCCCGTACGTCCGCCCGGAGCGGATGTTCGGCGTATCCACCAACAGCCTGCTCAAGAACATCGACTGGGCCAAAAAGGGGATACTCTCATTCAGCAACACGCCGCTGAACATGTTGAGCTTTGCCGGCTGGGCGCTCTTCGGCGTTTCGGCCCTCCTCACCATCATCGATATAATCCTCAAACTGATTTTCCCCGACATCGCCCCGAAGGGCACCACCACCGTGCTGTTGACGGTGGTGTTCTTCGGCTCCATCAATCTCCTCGCCCTCAGCATTGTGGGGGAATACATCGCCAAAATATTCGAGGAGGTCAAGCAGCGCCCCCGCTTCATCCGGCGGAACATCGTGATGAACGGCGAGGTGCGGCAGGCCTCGGAAACCCAGGCGCGGGGCCGGGAGTAA
- the gap gene encoding type I glyceraldehyde-3-phosphate dehydrogenase has product MAIKVAINGFGRIGRNILRAALHDKSIEFVAVNDITEPKTLGHLLKYDSVLGNLEEDVVVEGDTIKVAGRAVKVLKEKDPAALPWKALGVDIAIESTGIFTKRDGAQKHLTAGAKKVIISAPATDEDITIVLGVNEDKYDRAKHNIISNASCTTNCLAPVVKVLIEKFGFVSGQMTTIHSYTNDQRVLDLPHSDLRRARAAALSMIPTTTGAAKAVGLVLPQLKGKLDGLSIRVPTPNVSLVDLVCILEKETSSEEVNAALKEAANGKLKGILEYCDLPLVSSDFKGNANSSIVDAMSTKVLDKKLLKVLSWYDNEWGYSNRVIDLVKFLEKKGL; this is encoded by the coding sequence ATGGCTATTAAGGTCGCAATCAACGGCTTTGGACGCATCGGACGCAACATCCTGCGGGCGGCTTTGCACGATAAGAGCATCGAATTCGTGGCGGTGAACGATATCACCGAACCCAAGACGCTGGGGCACCTGCTGAAATACGACTCGGTGCTGGGCAACCTGGAGGAGGATGTCGTCGTCGAAGGCGACACCATCAAGGTGGCGGGCCGCGCGGTAAAAGTGCTGAAAGAGAAAGACCCGGCCGCGTTGCCGTGGAAGGCGCTCGGCGTCGACATCGCCATCGAATCGACCGGCATCTTCACCAAGCGGGACGGCGCGCAGAAGCATCTCACCGCCGGCGCGAAAAAAGTGATCATCAGCGCCCCGGCCACCGACGAAGACATCACCATCGTGCTGGGCGTCAACGAGGACAAGTACGACCGGGCCAAGCACAACATCATCTCGAACGCATCCTGCACCACCAACTGCCTCGCGCCGGTGGTGAAAGTGCTCATCGAAAAATTCGGCTTCGTCAGCGGCCAGATGACCACCATCCACAGCTACACCAACGACCAGCGGGTGCTCGACCTGCCGCACAGCGATCTGCGCCGCGCCCGCGCCGCCGCGCTCTCCATGATTCCCACCACCACCGGCGCCGCCAAGGCGGTCGGCCTGGTGCTGCCGCAACTGAAAGGGAAGCTGGACGGCCTTTCCATCCGCGTTCCCACCCCGAACGTTTCGCTGGTCGACCTCGTCTGCATCCTCGAAAAAGAGACCTCCAGCGAAGAGGTGAACGCCGCCCTGAAGGAAGCCGCCAACGGCAAGCTGAAAGGCATCTTGGAATACTGCGACCTGCCGCTCGTCTCCAGCGATTTCAAGGGGAACGCCAACTCCAGCATCGTCGACGCCATGTCCACCAAGGTGCTGGACAAGAAACTGCTGAAGGTGCTTTCATGGTACGACAACGAATGGGGCTACAGCAACCGCGTGATCGATCTCGTCAAGTTCCTCGAGAAAAAGGGGCTTTAG
- a CDS encoding class I SAM-dependent methyltransferase, translating into MRERRCPVCGADRSANLFAEANYDSAKLDAFAYASRKTPEQMHLRLVRCDACDLIYATPVPAADALAAAYEAAAFDSGEESARAARTCIAHVLRAARKLPDRIGALDIGAGDGAFLERLLENGFTGVAGVEPSDAPIRAAKENIRPLIRKGIFYESAFQPKSFSLITCFQTMEHLSEPAAVCAAAFRLLKPGGALALVCHNHRAFSAKLLGMKSPIFDIEHLQLFSPRGVTRLLEGAGFKEVDVRTVINTYPAHYWIKLLPLPAKAQLIAVLKATGIGHIPVPLPAGNLFAVGFKK; encoded by the coding sequence ATGCGCGAACGGCGCTGCCCCGTCTGCGGCGCCGACCGCTCGGCGAACCTTTTCGCCGAAGCCAATTACGACTCCGCCAAGCTTGATGCCTTCGCCTATGCCTCGCGCAAAACGCCGGAACAGATGCACCTGCGGCTGGTCCGCTGCGATGCGTGCGACCTGATCTACGCCACCCCCGTCCCGGCGGCCGACGCGCTTGCCGCCGCCTATGAAGCGGCCGCATTCGACAGCGGCGAGGAATCCGCGCGGGCGGCGCGCACCTGCATCGCCCACGTTCTGCGCGCGGCGCGCAAGCTGCCGGACCGCATCGGCGCGCTTGACATCGGCGCGGGCGACGGCGCGTTTCTGGAGCGGCTCCTCGAAAACGGTTTTACCGGCGTGGCGGGGGTGGAGCCTTCGGATGCGCCGATACGGGCGGCGAAGGAAAACATCCGCCCGCTCATCCGCAAAGGAATTTTTTATGAATCGGCTTTTCAGCCGAAAAGTTTTTCGCTCATCACCTGCTTTCAGACGATGGAGCACCTGTCCGAACCCGCCGCCGTCTGCGCCGCCGCCTTCCGCCTGCTCAAGCCGGGCGGGGCGCTCGCCCTCGTCTGCCACAACCACCGCGCTTTTTCCGCGAAACTGCTCGGCATGAAATCCCCCATTTTCGATATCGAACACCTCCAGCTTTTTTCGCCGCGCGGCGTCACCCGTTTGCTGGAAGGCGCGGGGTTCAAAGAGGTGGATGTGCGGACGGTGATCAACACCTATCCGGCGCACTACTGGATAAAGCTGCTGCCACTGCCGGCCAAGGCGCAACTGATCGCGGTGTTGAAGGCGACGGGCATCGGCCATATCCCGGTGCCGCTCCCGGCGGGGAACCTCTTCGCGGTTGGATTCAAGAAGTAG
- a CDS encoding phosphoglycerate kinase yields the protein MNKLTMDKLDVGGKRCFVRVDFNVPLDDFQKITDDTRIRGTLQTINDLIDRGAKVILASHLGRPDGERNPKYSLKPVQARLARLLNREVLFAPDCVGPEVEKMVAAMKNGDVLLLENLRFYKEEEANDPGFCKKLAALADLYINDAFGTAHRAHASTEGITKLVAKSAAGYLMKKEIEYFNRSVADPARPVVAIVGGAKASTKIKVFINLIDHVDKIIVGGGLAFTFYKALGYNVGKCKVEENMLDAVQKIKDKAREKGVKFYLPVDFVVADRIDPRANTKIVPAKEIPDDWFAPDIGPASVMLFKEVLHDAKTIIWNGPMGVFEMDIFSRGTMAMVHAVADCYALTIAGGGDTDVAIHKAGQSDKFSFISTGGGAFLELLEGKTLPGLAALSPTE from the coding sequence CTGAACAAGCTGACGATGGACAAGCTGGACGTGGGCGGCAAGCGCTGCTTCGTCCGGGTCGATTTCAACGTGCCACTGGACGATTTCCAGAAAATCACCGACGACACCCGCATCCGCGGGACGCTTCAAACGATCAACGACCTGATCGACCGGGGGGCGAAGGTGATCCTCGCCTCGCACCTGGGGCGGCCGGACGGCGAGCGCAACCCGAAATACAGCCTCAAGCCGGTGCAGGCGCGCCTGGCGCGGCTCCTGAACCGCGAGGTGCTGTTTGCCCCGGACTGCGTGGGGCCCGAAGTGGAAAAGATGGTGGCCGCCATGAAAAACGGCGACGTGCTGTTGCTGGAAAACCTCCGCTTCTATAAAGAAGAGGAGGCGAACGACCCCGGCTTTTGCAAAAAGCTGGCGGCGCTGGCCGACCTCTACATCAACGACGCGTTCGGCACCGCCCACCGCGCCCACGCCAGCACCGAGGGGATCACCAAGCTGGTGGCCAAATCGGCCGCCGGCTACCTGATGAAAAAGGAAATCGAATACTTCAACCGCTCGGTGGCCGATCCGGCCCGGCCGGTGGTCGCCATCGTCGGCGGCGCGAAGGCCAGCACCAAGATCAAGGTGTTCATAAACCTCATTGACCATGTGGACAAGATCATAGTCGGCGGCGGGTTGGCCTTCACCTTTTACAAGGCGCTGGGCTACAATGTCGGCAAATGCAAGGTGGAAGAGAATATGCTTGACGCCGTGCAGAAGATCAAGGACAAGGCGCGCGAAAAAGGGGTGAAATTTTATCTCCCCGTCGATTTCGTGGTGGCCGACCGCATCGATCCGCGGGCGAACACCAAGATCGTCCCGGCCAAGGAAATTCCGGACGACTGGTTCGCGCCGGACATCGGCCCCGCCAGCGTGATGCTGTTCAAGGAAGTGCTGCACGACGCCAAGACCATCATCTGGAACGGCCCGATGGGGGTGTTCGAGATGGACATCTTCTCGCGCGGCACGATGGCGATGGTGCATGCCGTGGCGGACTGCTATGCGTTGACCATCGCCGGCGGCGGCGATACCGACGTGGCCATCCACAAGGCCGGCCAGAGCGACAAGTTCAGCTTTATCAGCACCGGCGGCGGCGCGTTCCTCGAACTGCTGGAAGGAAAAACCCTGCCGGGCCTTGCCGCCCTCTCCCCCACCGAATAA
- a CDS encoding transketolase, translating to MRNAVCQALVALSQRRRFAFLTGDLGFMALEPLRDAMGELFINAGVAEQNMVSVAAGMASEGLPAWVYSIAPFAYARPFEQIRNDVCSHKLNVKIVGNGGGYAYGSMGATHHALEDYGAMLCLPHMRAYVPAFGDDVAPVVDKMADTPSPGYLRLGRCEKPAGFGLPPYAGWRKIVSGGGPVIAAIGPIAGGFIGKLTAMDEQKRPALWVVTELPLEHNPPPPAFAADVKKSGALHVVEEHVAHGGLGEALARVLALMGSAPAAFGHFHAKGYLSGRFGSQQFHRKECGIDADTALAVIMAER from the coding sequence CCGGCGACCTCGGCTTCATGGCGCTGGAACCGCTGCGCGACGCGATGGGGGAACTCTTCATCAACGCGGGCGTGGCCGAACAGAACATGGTTTCGGTGGCGGCGGGGATGGCCAGCGAAGGGCTGCCCGCATGGGTTTACAGCATCGCGCCGTTCGCCTATGCCCGTCCGTTCGAGCAGATACGGAACGATGTCTGCTCCCACAAGCTGAATGTGAAGATCGTCGGCAACGGCGGGGGCTACGCCTACGGCTCGATGGGGGCGACGCATCACGCGCTGGAGGATTACGGCGCGATGCTCTGCCTGCCGCACATGCGGGCCTATGTGCCGGCGTTCGGCGATGATGTCGCGCCGGTGGTGGACAAAATGGCCGATACGCCGTCGCCCGGCTACCTCCGGCTCGGCCGCTGCGAAAAACCGGCGGGGTTCGGCCTGCCCCCTTACGCCGGATGGCGGAAAATAGTTTCCGGCGGCGGCCCGGTGATTGCCGCCATCGGCCCCATCGCCGGCGGCTTCATCGGCAAACTTACCGCCATGGATGAACAAAAACGCCCCGCGCTCTGGGTGGTCACCGAACTGCCGCTCGAACACAATCCGCCGCCGCCCGCATTTGCGGCCGACGTGAAAAAAAGCGGCGCGCTCCATGTGGTGGAAGAGCACGTCGCCCACGGCGGGCTGGGAGAGGCGCTGGCCCGCGTGTTGGCTTTGATGGGGAGCGCCCCCGCCGCATTCGGCCACTTCCACGCGAAGGGGTACCTGTCGGGCCGCTTCGGATCGCAGCAGTTCCACCGCAAGGAATGCGGCATTGACGCCGATACGGCGCTTGCCGTCATAATGGCGGAACGATGA